Proteins from a genomic interval of Nocardioides jishulii:
- a CDS encoding homogentisate 1,2-dioxygenase produces MAFYRSAGTIPPKRHTQHRSPEGTLYFEELMGEEGFSSDSSLLYHVHIPSAVAAVREWEIGDLSLTPNHPLRPIHLSTHALFPDADGEGTSTEGVDAVTGRRLLLGNADVRLSYVVATETSTYYRNAIGDECLYFEDGEAVVETVFGDITAGQGDYVIVPRATTFRVVPKGSARIYVIEANSHIGPPKRFLSKYGQLLEHAPYCERDLRGPSAPRVVEGENIDVFIKHRGPGPSGIAGSVHTLPHHPFDVVGWDGCLYPYAFNISDYEPITGRVHQPPPAHQVFEGHNFVICNFVPRKVDYHPLAIPVPYYHSNVDSDEVMFYVGGDYEARKGSGIGQGSISLHPGGHPHGPQPGAYERSIGAEFFDELAVMVDTFRPLDLGEAGRETDDGVYTYSWSGGPQ; encoded by the coding sequence ATGGCTTTCTACCGCTCCGCCGGCACCATCCCGCCGAAGCGCCACACCCAGCACCGCTCCCCCGAAGGCACCCTCTACTTCGAGGAGCTGATGGGCGAGGAGGGCTTCTCCTCCGACTCCTCACTGCTCTACCACGTCCACATCCCCTCGGCCGTGGCCGCCGTGCGCGAGTGGGAGATCGGCGACCTGTCGCTGACCCCCAACCACCCGCTGCGTCCGATCCACCTCTCGACCCACGCGCTCTTCCCGGACGCCGACGGCGAGGGCACGTCGACCGAGGGCGTGGACGCGGTCACCGGGCGCCGTCTGCTGCTCGGGAACGCCGACGTACGCCTCTCCTACGTGGTGGCGACCGAGACGAGCACCTACTACCGCAACGCGATCGGCGACGAGTGCCTCTACTTCGAGGACGGCGAGGCGGTCGTCGAGACCGTCTTCGGCGACATCACCGCCGGCCAGGGCGACTACGTGATCGTGCCGCGCGCGACGACGTTCCGGGTGGTCCCGAAGGGCTCGGCGCGGATCTACGTGATCGAGGCCAACTCCCACATCGGTCCCCCGAAGCGCTTCCTGTCGAAGTACGGCCAGCTCCTCGAGCACGCGCCCTACTGCGAGCGTGACCTGCGCGGCCCGTCGGCGCCGCGCGTGGTCGAGGGCGAGAACATCGACGTCTTCATCAAGCACCGTGGCCCCGGTCCGTCGGGCATCGCGGGGTCGGTGCACACCCTGCCCCACCACCCCTTCGACGTGGTGGGCTGGGACGGCTGCCTCTACCCCTACGCCTTCAACATCTCCGACTACGAGCCGATCACCGGCCGGGTGCACCAGCCACCGCCGGCGCACCAGGTCTTCGAGGGCCACAACTTCGTGATCTGCAACTTCGTGCCGCGCAAGGTCGACTACCACCCGTTGGCCATCCCGGTGCCCTACTACCACTCCAACGTGGACTCCGACGAGGTCATGTTCTACGTGGGTGGCGACTACGAGGCGCGCAAGGGATCGGGCATCGGGCAGGGCTCGATCAGCCTGCACCCGGGCGGCCACCCGCACGGGCCGCAGCCCGGGGCGTACGAGCGCTCGATCGGCGCGGAGTTCTTCGACGAGCTCGCGGTCATGGTCGACACGTTCCGTCCGCTCGACCTCGGTGAGGCCGGCCGGGAGACCGACGACGGGGTCTACACGTACTCGTGGTCGGGGGGTCCCCAGTGA
- the fahA gene encoding fumarylacetoacetase, with amino-acid sequence MTTLPIIEDSLFGLDNLPYGVYSVDGSAPRVAVRLHDHVIDLGLLLGTEGDNDVFAAPTLNPFMAQGHARWVEVRAAIREALRGEVPQDALHRLDDVTLHLPVEVSDYVDFYASEHHASNLGRLFRPDNPDPLMPNWKHLPVGYHGRSASIVVSGTGIVRPQGQRKGPADEKPVFGPSTRLDIEAELGFIVGTGNAMGSSIAAEDAEQHIFGVVLFNDWSARDIQAWEYVPLGPNLGKSFASTISPWVVPLLALQEAKVSVPDQEPEVLPYLQMRQPWGLDVDLEVVWNGETVTRPPYAAMYWSPAQMLAHTTVNGAPTRTGDVYASGTISGPEKNQRGAFIELTWGGKEPVQVNGEERTFLEDGDQVTLTATAPGANGGRIGFGECTGRILPAR; translated from the coding sequence ATGACCACCCTGCCCATCATCGAGGACTCGCTCTTCGGCCTCGACAACCTTCCCTACGGCGTCTACAGCGTCGACGGCTCCGCCCCCCGCGTCGCGGTCCGCCTCCACGACCACGTCATCGACCTGGGGCTGCTGCTCGGCACCGAGGGCGACAACGACGTCTTCGCCGCGCCGACGCTCAACCCGTTCATGGCCCAGGGGCACGCGCGCTGGGTGGAGGTGCGCGCGGCGATCCGCGAGGCGCTGCGCGGCGAGGTGCCCCAGGATGCCCTGCACCGGCTCGACGACGTGACGCTGCACCTCCCGGTCGAGGTGTCCGACTACGTCGACTTCTACGCCTCCGAGCACCACGCCTCCAACCTCGGCCGGCTCTTCCGCCCCGACAACCCCGACCCGTTGATGCCGAACTGGAAGCACCTGCCCGTGGGCTACCACGGCCGCTCGGCCTCCATCGTGGTCTCCGGCACCGGCATCGTCCGGCCTCAGGGCCAGCGCAAGGGCCCTGCGGACGAGAAGCCCGTCTTCGGCCCCTCCACCCGCCTCGACATCGAGGCCGAGCTCGGCTTCATCGTCGGCACCGGCAACGCGATGGGCTCCTCGATCGCGGCGGAGGACGCGGAGCAGCACATCTTCGGCGTCGTGCTCTTCAACGACTGGTCCGCCCGCGACATCCAGGCCTGGGAGTACGTGCCGCTGGGTCCCAACCTCGGCAAGTCGTTCGCCTCGACGATCTCGCCCTGGGTGGTCCCGCTGCTCGCCCTGCAGGAGGCGAAGGTCAGCGTCCCCGACCAGGAGCCCGAGGTGCTGCCGTACCTCCAGATGCGCCAGCCCTGGGGCCTCGACGTCGACCTCGAGGTGGTCTGGAACGGCGAGACCGTGACCCGGCCGCCGTACGCCGCGATGTACTGGTCGCCGGCCCAGATGCTCGCCCACACCACGGTCAACGGCGCTCCCACCCGCACCGGTGACGTCTACGCGTCCGGCACCATCTCCGGCCCGGAGAAGAACCAGCGCGGTGCCTTCATCGAGCTCACCTGGGGCGGCAAGGAGCCGGTCCAGGTCAACGGCGAGGAGCGGACGTTCCTGGAGGACGGCGACCAGGTCACCCTCACTGCCACCGCCCCGGGCGCCAACGGCGGCCGCATCGGCTTCGGCGAGTGCACGGGACGCATCCTCCCCGCGCGCTGA